The following proteins come from a genomic window of Sorghum bicolor cultivar BTx623 chromosome 3, Sorghum_bicolor_NCBIv3, whole genome shotgun sequence:
- the LOC8075541 gene encoding UDP-glycosyltransferase 1 → MATPSESQDKKALVVIYAPPMMISHLFSLVDLGELLAAHSLDVAVVLGGRTDDTATGGGAAAGSFAEGLAAAHPQLSFHLLPHVTRPRDVPAHDYVAQTFELARASDSDLREFLRAASPSPAALVLDFFCGSAVDVGTELGIPTYFFFTSSIAGLAELLYHPLIHEQTSISLRHLGGELLRVPGVAPIPVDDLPAAYQDRDSLGNRLFLALSEQMCNSHGLIVNSFRSLEPRATDAIVAGLCTPPGRRTPPLHCIGPVIKPLEEVGEKRHECLAWLDAQPEASVVFLCFGSMGRFSAEQTRHVARGLETSGQRFLWVVRRPPAGEEDGLGALLPEGFLARTKGKGLVVEAWAPQREVLAHGAVGGFVTHCGWNSVLEAIMGGVPMLAWPMYAEQRMNKVFLVEDLRLAVAMEGYDKEIVKDEEVAAKVKWLMESDGGRELRERTRAAMRKAKEALSAGGESSTALLELVRQCKM, encoded by the coding sequence ATGGCGACCCCATCCGAGAGCCAAGACAAGAAGGCCCTCGTGGTCATCTACGCCCCGCCGATGATGATCAGCCACCTGTTCTCCTTGGTGGACCTCGGCGAGCTGCTCGCAGCGCACAGCCTCGACGTCGCCGTCGTCCTTGGCGGGCGGACCGACGACACTGCCactggcggcggcgcggctgcCGGTTCATTTGCCGAAGGCCTCGCGGCTGCGCACCCCCAGCTCTCCTTTCACCTCCTACCGCACGTCACGCGCCCGCGCGACGTGCCCGCCCACGATTACGTGGCGCAGACCTTCGAGCTCGCCCGCGCCTCCGACTCTGACCTCCGTGAGTTCCTCCGTGCCGCCTCCCCTTCCCCGGCCGCCCTGGTGCTGGACTTCTTCTGCGGCAGCGCCGTGGACGTCGGCACCGAGCTGGGCATCCCCACGTACTTCTTCTTCACCTCATCCATCGCCGGCCTGGCGGAATTGCTATACCATCCCTTGATCCACGAGCAAACATCCATTAGCCTCCGACACCTCGGGGGTGAACTTTTGCGCGTTCCGGGCGTCGCGCCGATACCCGTAGATGACCTCCCGGCGGCCTACCAAGACCGCGACAGCCTTGGCAACAGACTCTTCCTCGCGCTGTCCGAACAGATGTGCAATTCCCACGGTCTTATCGTCAACAGCTTCCGCTCACTGGAGCCACGCGCCACCGACGCCATCGTGGCAGGCCTCTGCACGCCACCCGGGAGACGAACGCCACCGCTGCACTGCATCGGTCCGGTGATCAAGCCGTTGGAAGAGGTTGGCGAGAAGCGGCACGAGTGCCTGGCGTGGCTAGACGCCCAGCCGGAGGCCAGCGTCGTGTTCCTCTGCTTCGGCAGCATGGGCCGGTTCAGCGCGGAGCAGACGAGGCACGTGGCGCGCGGGCTCGAGACGAGCGGGCAACGGTTCCTGTGGGTTGTGCGGCGCCCGCCTGCCGGCGAGGAAGACGGCCTCGGCGCGCTCCTCCCCGAGGGCTTCCTGGCGCGCACCAAGGGCAAGGGGCTAGTGGTCGAGGCGTGGGCGCCGCAGCGCGAGGTGCTGGCCCACGGCGCCGTCGGCGGGTTCGTCACGCACTGCGGCTGGAACTCGGTGTTGGAGGCGATTATGGGCGGCGTACCGATGCTGGCGTGGCCGATGTATGCCGAGCAGCGGATGAACAAGGTGTTCCTGGTCGAGGATCTGCGCCTCGCCGTCGCTATGGAAGGGTACGACAAGGAGATTGTCAAGGATGAGGAGGTAGCTGccaaggtgaagtggctcatggAGTCGGACGGCGGCAGGGAGCTTCGTGAGCGGACGCGGGCGGCGATGCGGAAGGCGAAGGAGGCGCTGAGCGCCGGCGGAGAGTCTAGCACTGCGCTGTTGGAGCTCGTAAGGCAGtgtaaaatgtga